One Oncorhynchus gorbuscha isolate QuinsamMale2020 ecotype Even-year unplaced genomic scaffold, OgorEven_v1.0 Un_scaffold_16:::fragment_2:::debris, whole genome shotgun sequence genomic region harbors:
- the LOC124017118 gene encoding sodium-driven chloride bicarbonate exchanger-like isoform X4 — translation MLSGSLDPNSNGFNCQRTDEEAVLDRGGTRSMLNTNFEKEELEGHRTLYIGVHVPLGRKSHRRHRHHGGHNKNSRKRSKERESGVDGDGRESPSHTDTPAQRVQFLLGTEDGDEEHIPHALFTELDEICLREGEDAEWKETARWLKFEEDVEDGGERWSKPYVATLSLHSLFELRSCILNGTVLLDMRANSLEEIADMVLDQHEVSAGVGEDVRRRIREALLKQHHHQNHKKLANRIPIVRSFADIGKKHSEPHSMDKNGQTVSPLSQPTTTEGKEHVSRENSHVDFSKIDLHFMKKIPPGAEASNVLVGELEFLEQPVVAFVRLCPAVLLNGLAEVPITTRFLFILLGPLGKGPQYHEIGRSIATLMTDEVFHDVAYKAKDRNDLVAGIDEFLDQVTVLPPGEWDPSIRIEPPKNVPSQEKRKVPPLPNGDLGEAEEPGGHGGPELQRTGRFFGGFFMDIKRKAPHYLSDYTDALSLQCLASFLFLYCACMSPVITFGGLLGEATEGRISAIESLFGASMTGIAYSLFAGQPLTILGSTGPVLVFEKILFKFCKDYDLSYLSLRACIGLWTAFLCLVLVATDASSLVCYITRFTEEAFASLICIIFIYEALEKLIHLGEHYPINMNINLQKLTQYSCACVEPKDPSNSTLRYWEDRNITASEVNWTSMEVKECFVFRGEFEGSACGPHGPYIPDVLFWSVVLFFSTVFMSAFLKEFKTSRYFPTKVRAQISDFAVFITILTMVLVDYALGIPSPKLQVPDKFKPTRDDRGWIVNPIGRNPWWTTIIAVLPALLCTILIFMDQQITAVIINRKEHKLKKGCGYHLDLFVVGVMLGVCSVMGLPWFVAATVLSISHVNSLKLESECSAPGEQPKFLGIREQRFTGLMIFLLMGCSVFMTSVLKFIPMPVLYGVFLYMGASSLRGIQFFDRLKLFGMPAKHQPDFIYLRHVPLRKVHLFTIIQLSCLVLLWVIKTSNYAIVFPMMVLALVFIRKLLDFMFTKKELSWLDDLMPEWKKKKLEEGEEEEEPSIIVDEEEGIVNLPLEGNYKSDPATVNISDEMSKGSFGNVWNSISPSDGAKKEPSSKSGCERGHKRKDSKLDRETSL, via the exons GCCACCGGACCCTTTACATCGGGGTCCACGTTCCCCTGGGGAGGAAGTCCCACCGACGTCACCGTCACCATGGCGGCCACAACAAAAACAGCAGGAAGAGATCCAAAGAGAGGGAATCTGGGGTGGACGGCGATGGCAGAGAATCACCCTCCCACA CAGACACTCCTGCCCAGAGGGTGCAGTTCCTTCTGGGGACAGAGGATGGTGATGAGGAGCACATACCTCATGCCCTCTTCACTGAGCTGGATGAGATCTGCCTGAGAGAGGGCGAGGATGCAGAGTGGAAGGAGACCGCCAG gtggctgAAGTTTGAGGAGGACGTGGAGGATGGAGGCGAGCGTTGGAGCAAGCCCTACGTGGCCACCCTGTCTCTTCATAGCCTGTTTGAGCTGAGGAGCTGCATCCTCAACGGCACCGTGCTGCTGGACATGAGGGCCAACTCACTGGAGGAGATCGCCG ATATGGTCCTGGACCAGCATGAGGTGTCGGCCGGGGTGGGGGAGGACGTGAGGAGGAGGATCCGTGAGGCGCTCCTgaagcagcaccaccaccagaaCCACAAGAAGCTGGCCAACCGCATCCCCATCGTACGCTCCTTCGCCGATATTGGCAAAAAGCATTCCGAGCCCCACTCCATGGACAAGAACG GTCAGACAGtctctcccctgtcccagccAACCACCACAGAGGGCAAGGAACATGTCAGCCGGGAGAACAGCCATGTGGACTTCAGCAAG ATTGACCTCCACTTCATGAAGAAGATTCCACCCGGTGCAGAGGCATCCAATGTCCTGGTGGGGGAGCTAGAGTTCTTGGAGCAGCCCGTGGTGGCCTTTGTCCGTCTGTGTCCCGCCGTGCTGCTCAACGGCCTAGCTGAGGTCCCCATCACCACCAG gTTCCTGTTCATTCTGCTGGGGCCTCTGGGAAAAGGACCACAGTACCATGAGATTGGACGATCCATCGCAACTCTGATGACAGACGAG GTGTTCCATGACGTGGCGTATAAAGCCAAGGACAGGAACGACCTGGTGGCCGGCATCGATGAGTTCCTGGACCAGGTGACTGTGTTGCCACCTGGGGAGTGGGACCCCTCCATCAGGATAGAGCCGCCCAAAAACGTGCCCTCTCAG GAAAAGCGCAAGGTCCCTCCTCTACCCAACGGAGATCTGGGAGAAGCAGAGGAACCTGGTGGCCATGGAGGCCCAGAGCTACAGCGCACAGGAAG GTTCTTCGGAGGGTTCTTCATGGACATCAAGCGCAAAGCGCCCCACTACCTGTCTGACTACACGGACGCTTTGAGCCTGCAGTGTCTGGCCTCCTTCCTTTTCCTCTACTGTGCCTGCATGTCTCCTGTCATCACCTTCGGCGGACTGCTGGGGGAAGCCACCGAGGGACGCATA AGTGCAATTGAGTCGCTGTTTGGAGCCTCCATGACGGGGATAGCCTACTCCCTGTTCGCTGGGCAGCCTCTCACCATCCTAGGCAGCACAGGCCCTGTTCTAGTGTTTGAGAAGATTCTCTTCAAGTTCTGCAA GGACTATGACCTGTCCTACCTCTCCCTGAGGGCCTGTATCGGCCTGTGGACGGCGTTCCTCTGCCTGGTCCTGGTGGCTACAGACGCCAGCTCCCTGGTCTGTTACATCACCCGCTTCACAGAGGAGGCCTTCGCCTCGCTCATCTGCATCATCTTCATCTACGAGGCCCTGGAGAAACTCATCCACCTGGGGGAACACTACCCCATCAACATGAACATCAACCTGCAGAAACTCACCCAGTACTC GTGTGCGTGTGTGGAGCCAAAGGATCCCAGCAACTCCACTCTGAGGTACTGGGAGGACAGGAACATCACTGCATCAGAGGTCAACTGGACCAGCATGGAGGTCAAG GAGTGCTTTGTGTTCCGGGGGGAGTTTGAGGGCAGCGCCTGTGGCCCCCACGGACCCTACATTCCTGACGTCCTCTTCTGGTCCGTGGTCCTCTTCTTCTCCACTGTCTTCATGTCCGCTTTCCTCAAGGAGTTCAAGACCAGCCGCTACTTCCCCACCAAG GTGAGGGCCCAGATCAGTGACTTTGCCGTTTTCATCACCATCCTCACCATGGTCTTAGTGGACTACGCCCTAGGAATCCCCTCACCCAAACTGCAGGTCCCCGACAAGTTCAAG CCAACCAGAGACGACCGTGGTTGGATCGTGAACCCAATAGGACGCAACCCGTGGTGGACCACCATAATCGCGGTCCTCCCTGCGCTGCTCTGCACCATCCTCATCTTCATGGACCAACAGATCACGGCTGTCATCATCAACAGGAAGGAGCACAAACTGAAG AAGGGCTGTGGCTACCACCTGGACCTGTTTGTGGTGGGGGTGATGCTGGGGGTGTGTTCTGTGATGGGCCTGCCCTGGTTCGTGGCGGCCACCgtgctctccatctcccacgtCAACAGCCTGAAGCTGGAGTCAGAGTGCTCGGCCCCCGGGGAACAGCCCAAGTTCCTGGGGATCAGAGAGCAGCGCTTCACCGGCCTCATGATCTTCCTACTCATGGGCTGCTCCGTCTTCATGACCTCTGTCCTCAAG tTTATCCCCATGCCTGTACTGTATGGAGTGTTCTTGTACATGGGAGCGTCCTCGCTGAGAGGTATCCAGTTCTTTGACCGTCTCAAGCTGTTTGGCATGCCGGCCAAGCACCAGCCAGACTTCATCTACCTGAGACACGTCCCCCTGAGGAAGGTCCACCTCTTCACCATCATCCAGCTCAGCTGCCTGGTCCTGCTGTGGGTCATCAAGACCTCAAATTATGCCATCGTCTTCCCCATGATG GTGTTGGCTCTGGTGTTCATCCGTAAGCTTCTGGACTTCATGTTCACCAAGAAGGAGCTGAGCTGGCTGGACGACCTGATGCCTGAGTGGAAGAAGAAGAaactagaggaaggagaggaagag gaggagcccagtattatagtggatgaggaggaggggatagtcaATTTGCCACTGGAAGGAAATTACAA GAGCGATCCCGCGACGGTGAACATTTCCGACGAGATGTCCAAAGGCTCCTTCGGGAACGTGTGGAATAGTATTAGTCCCAGTGACGGCGCCAAGAAGGAGCCAAGCTCCAAAAG CGGTTGCGAGAGAGGACATAAGAGGAAGGACTCAAAGTTGGACAGGGAGACGAGTTTGTGA
- the LOC124017118 gene encoding sodium-driven chloride bicarbonate exchanger-like isoform X1, translating to MDITDQGAQMEPLLPLEPGPQSPQIPQGDKNVRTDEEAVLDRGGTRSMLNTNFEKEELEGHRTLYIGVHVPLGRKSHRRHRHHGGHNKNSRKRSKERESGVDGDGRESPSHTDTPAQRVQFLLGTEDGDEEHIPHALFTELDEICLREGEDAEWKETARWLKFEEDVEDGGERWSKPYVATLSLHSLFELRSCILNGTVLLDMRANSLEEIADMVLDQHEVSAGVGEDVRRRIREALLKQHHHQNHKKLANRIPIVRSFADIGKKHSEPHSMDKNGQTVSPLSQPTTTEGKEHVSRENSHVDFSKIDLHFMKKIPPGAEASNVLVGELEFLEQPVVAFVRLCPAVLLNGLAEVPITTRFLFILLGPLGKGPQYHEIGRSIATLMTDEVFHDVAYKAKDRNDLVAGIDEFLDQVTVLPPGEWDPSIRIEPPKNVPSQEKRKVPPLPNGDLGEAEEPGGHGGPELQRTGRFFGGFFMDIKRKAPHYLSDYTDALSLQCLASFLFLYCACMSPVITFGGLLGEATEGRISAIESLFGASMTGIAYSLFAGQPLTILGSTGPVLVFEKILFKFCKDYDLSYLSLRACIGLWTAFLCLVLVATDASSLVCYITRFTEEAFASLICIIFIYEALEKLIHLGEHYPINMNINLQKLTQYSCACVEPKDPSNSTLRYWEDRNITASEVNWTSMEVKECFVFRGEFEGSACGPHGPYIPDVLFWSVVLFFSTVFMSAFLKEFKTSRYFPTKVRAQISDFAVFITILTMVLVDYALGIPSPKLQVPDKFKPTRDDRGWIVNPIGRNPWWTTIIAVLPALLCTILIFMDQQITAVIINRKEHKLKKGCGYHLDLFVVGVMLGVCSVMGLPWFVAATVLSISHVNSLKLESECSAPGEQPKFLGIREQRFTGLMIFLLMGCSVFMTSVLKFIPMPVLYGVFLYMGASSLRGIQFFDRLKLFGMPAKHQPDFIYLRHVPLRKVHLFTIIQLSCLVLLWVIKTSNYAIVFPMMVLALVFIRKLLDFMFTKKELSWLDDLMPEWKKKKLEEGEEEEEPSIIVDEEEGIVNLPLEGNYKSDPATVNISDEMSKGSFGNVWNSISPSDGAKKEPSSKSGCERGHKRKDSKLDRETSL from the exons GCCACCGGACCCTTTACATCGGGGTCCACGTTCCCCTGGGGAGGAAGTCCCACCGACGTCACCGTCACCATGGCGGCCACAACAAAAACAGCAGGAAGAGATCCAAAGAGAGGGAATCTGGGGTGGACGGCGATGGCAGAGAATCACCCTCCCACA CAGACACTCCTGCCCAGAGGGTGCAGTTCCTTCTGGGGACAGAGGATGGTGATGAGGAGCACATACCTCATGCCCTCTTCACTGAGCTGGATGAGATCTGCCTGAGAGAGGGCGAGGATGCAGAGTGGAAGGAGACCGCCAG gtggctgAAGTTTGAGGAGGACGTGGAGGATGGAGGCGAGCGTTGGAGCAAGCCCTACGTGGCCACCCTGTCTCTTCATAGCCTGTTTGAGCTGAGGAGCTGCATCCTCAACGGCACCGTGCTGCTGGACATGAGGGCCAACTCACTGGAGGAGATCGCCG ATATGGTCCTGGACCAGCATGAGGTGTCGGCCGGGGTGGGGGAGGACGTGAGGAGGAGGATCCGTGAGGCGCTCCTgaagcagcaccaccaccagaaCCACAAGAAGCTGGCCAACCGCATCCCCATCGTACGCTCCTTCGCCGATATTGGCAAAAAGCATTCCGAGCCCCACTCCATGGACAAGAACG GTCAGACAGtctctcccctgtcccagccAACCACCACAGAGGGCAAGGAACATGTCAGCCGGGAGAACAGCCATGTGGACTTCAGCAAG ATTGACCTCCACTTCATGAAGAAGATTCCACCCGGTGCAGAGGCATCCAATGTCCTGGTGGGGGAGCTAGAGTTCTTGGAGCAGCCCGTGGTGGCCTTTGTCCGTCTGTGTCCCGCCGTGCTGCTCAACGGCCTAGCTGAGGTCCCCATCACCACCAG gTTCCTGTTCATTCTGCTGGGGCCTCTGGGAAAAGGACCACAGTACCATGAGATTGGACGATCCATCGCAACTCTGATGACAGACGAG GTGTTCCATGACGTGGCGTATAAAGCCAAGGACAGGAACGACCTGGTGGCCGGCATCGATGAGTTCCTGGACCAGGTGACTGTGTTGCCACCTGGGGAGTGGGACCCCTCCATCAGGATAGAGCCGCCCAAAAACGTGCCCTCTCAG GAAAAGCGCAAGGTCCCTCCTCTACCCAACGGAGATCTGGGAGAAGCAGAGGAACCTGGTGGCCATGGAGGCCCAGAGCTACAGCGCACAGGAAG GTTCTTCGGAGGGTTCTTCATGGACATCAAGCGCAAAGCGCCCCACTACCTGTCTGACTACACGGACGCTTTGAGCCTGCAGTGTCTGGCCTCCTTCCTTTTCCTCTACTGTGCCTGCATGTCTCCTGTCATCACCTTCGGCGGACTGCTGGGGGAAGCCACCGAGGGACGCATA AGTGCAATTGAGTCGCTGTTTGGAGCCTCCATGACGGGGATAGCCTACTCCCTGTTCGCTGGGCAGCCTCTCACCATCCTAGGCAGCACAGGCCCTGTTCTAGTGTTTGAGAAGATTCTCTTCAAGTTCTGCAA GGACTATGACCTGTCCTACCTCTCCCTGAGGGCCTGTATCGGCCTGTGGACGGCGTTCCTCTGCCTGGTCCTGGTGGCTACAGACGCCAGCTCCCTGGTCTGTTACATCACCCGCTTCACAGAGGAGGCCTTCGCCTCGCTCATCTGCATCATCTTCATCTACGAGGCCCTGGAGAAACTCATCCACCTGGGGGAACACTACCCCATCAACATGAACATCAACCTGCAGAAACTCACCCAGTACTC GTGTGCGTGTGTGGAGCCAAAGGATCCCAGCAACTCCACTCTGAGGTACTGGGAGGACAGGAACATCACTGCATCAGAGGTCAACTGGACCAGCATGGAGGTCAAG GAGTGCTTTGTGTTCCGGGGGGAGTTTGAGGGCAGCGCCTGTGGCCCCCACGGACCCTACATTCCTGACGTCCTCTTCTGGTCCGTGGTCCTCTTCTTCTCCACTGTCTTCATGTCCGCTTTCCTCAAGGAGTTCAAGACCAGCCGCTACTTCCCCACCAAG GTGAGGGCCCAGATCAGTGACTTTGCCGTTTTCATCACCATCCTCACCATGGTCTTAGTGGACTACGCCCTAGGAATCCCCTCACCCAAACTGCAGGTCCCCGACAAGTTCAAG CCAACCAGAGACGACCGTGGTTGGATCGTGAACCCAATAGGACGCAACCCGTGGTGGACCACCATAATCGCGGTCCTCCCTGCGCTGCTCTGCACCATCCTCATCTTCATGGACCAACAGATCACGGCTGTCATCATCAACAGGAAGGAGCACAAACTGAAG AAGGGCTGTGGCTACCACCTGGACCTGTTTGTGGTGGGGGTGATGCTGGGGGTGTGTTCTGTGATGGGCCTGCCCTGGTTCGTGGCGGCCACCgtgctctccatctcccacgtCAACAGCCTGAAGCTGGAGTCAGAGTGCTCGGCCCCCGGGGAACAGCCCAAGTTCCTGGGGATCAGAGAGCAGCGCTTCACCGGCCTCATGATCTTCCTACTCATGGGCTGCTCCGTCTTCATGACCTCTGTCCTCAAG tTTATCCCCATGCCTGTACTGTATGGAGTGTTCTTGTACATGGGAGCGTCCTCGCTGAGAGGTATCCAGTTCTTTGACCGTCTCAAGCTGTTTGGCATGCCGGCCAAGCACCAGCCAGACTTCATCTACCTGAGACACGTCCCCCTGAGGAAGGTCCACCTCTTCACCATCATCCAGCTCAGCTGCCTGGTCCTGCTGTGGGTCATCAAGACCTCAAATTATGCCATCGTCTTCCCCATGATG GTGTTGGCTCTGGTGTTCATCCGTAAGCTTCTGGACTTCATGTTCACCAAGAAGGAGCTGAGCTGGCTGGACGACCTGATGCCTGAGTGGAAGAAGAAGAaactagaggaaggagaggaagag gaggagcccagtattatagtggatgaggaggaggggatagtcaATTTGCCACTGGAAGGAAATTACAA GAGCGATCCCGCGACGGTGAACATTTCCGACGAGATGTCCAAAGGCTCCTTCGGGAACGTGTGGAATAGTATTAGTCCCAGTGACGGCGCCAAGAAGGAGCCAAGCTCCAAAAG CGGTTGCGAGAGAGGACATAAGAGGAAGGACTCAAAGTTGGACAGGGAGACGAGTTTGTGA
- the LOC124017118 gene encoding sodium-driven chloride bicarbonate exchanger-like isoform X2 has protein sequence MDITDQGAQMEPLLPLEPGPQSPQIPQGDKNVRTDEEAVLDRGGTRSMLNTNFEKEELEGHRTLYIGVHVPLGRKSHRRHRHHGGHNKNSRKRSKERESGVDGDGRESPSHNTPAQRVQFLLGTEDGDEEHIPHALFTELDEICLREGEDAEWKETARWLKFEEDVEDGGERWSKPYVATLSLHSLFELRSCILNGTVLLDMRANSLEEIADMVLDQHEVSAGVGEDVRRRIREALLKQHHHQNHKKLANRIPIVRSFADIGKKHSEPHSMDKNGQTVSPLSQPTTTEGKEHVSRENSHVDFSKIDLHFMKKIPPGAEASNVLVGELEFLEQPVVAFVRLCPAVLLNGLAEVPITTRFLFILLGPLGKGPQYHEIGRSIATLMTDEVFHDVAYKAKDRNDLVAGIDEFLDQVTVLPPGEWDPSIRIEPPKNVPSQEKRKVPPLPNGDLGEAEEPGGHGGPELQRTGRFFGGFFMDIKRKAPHYLSDYTDALSLQCLASFLFLYCACMSPVITFGGLLGEATEGRISAIESLFGASMTGIAYSLFAGQPLTILGSTGPVLVFEKILFKFCKDYDLSYLSLRACIGLWTAFLCLVLVATDASSLVCYITRFTEEAFASLICIIFIYEALEKLIHLGEHYPINMNINLQKLTQYSCACVEPKDPSNSTLRYWEDRNITASEVNWTSMEVKECFVFRGEFEGSACGPHGPYIPDVLFWSVVLFFSTVFMSAFLKEFKTSRYFPTKVRAQISDFAVFITILTMVLVDYALGIPSPKLQVPDKFKPTRDDRGWIVNPIGRNPWWTTIIAVLPALLCTILIFMDQQITAVIINRKEHKLKKGCGYHLDLFVVGVMLGVCSVMGLPWFVAATVLSISHVNSLKLESECSAPGEQPKFLGIREQRFTGLMIFLLMGCSVFMTSVLKFIPMPVLYGVFLYMGASSLRGIQFFDRLKLFGMPAKHQPDFIYLRHVPLRKVHLFTIIQLSCLVLLWVIKTSNYAIVFPMMVLALVFIRKLLDFMFTKKELSWLDDLMPEWKKKKLEEGEEEEEPSIIVDEEEGIVNLPLEGNYKSDPATVNISDEMSKGSFGNVWNSISPSDGAKKEPSSKSGCERGHKRKDSKLDRETSL, from the exons GCCACCGGACCCTTTACATCGGGGTCCACGTTCCCCTGGGGAGGAAGTCCCACCGACGTCACCGTCACCATGGCGGCCACAACAAAAACAGCAGGAAGAGATCCAAAGAGAGGGAATCTGGGGTGGACGGCGATGGCAGAGAATCACCCTCCCACA ACACTCCTGCCCAGAGGGTGCAGTTCCTTCTGGGGACAGAGGATGGTGATGAGGAGCACATACCTCATGCCCTCTTCACTGAGCTGGATGAGATCTGCCTGAGAGAGGGCGAGGATGCAGAGTGGAAGGAGACCGCCAG gtggctgAAGTTTGAGGAGGACGTGGAGGATGGAGGCGAGCGTTGGAGCAAGCCCTACGTGGCCACCCTGTCTCTTCATAGCCTGTTTGAGCTGAGGAGCTGCATCCTCAACGGCACCGTGCTGCTGGACATGAGGGCCAACTCACTGGAGGAGATCGCCG ATATGGTCCTGGACCAGCATGAGGTGTCGGCCGGGGTGGGGGAGGACGTGAGGAGGAGGATCCGTGAGGCGCTCCTgaagcagcaccaccaccagaaCCACAAGAAGCTGGCCAACCGCATCCCCATCGTACGCTCCTTCGCCGATATTGGCAAAAAGCATTCCGAGCCCCACTCCATGGACAAGAACG GTCAGACAGtctctcccctgtcccagccAACCACCACAGAGGGCAAGGAACATGTCAGCCGGGAGAACAGCCATGTGGACTTCAGCAAG ATTGACCTCCACTTCATGAAGAAGATTCCACCCGGTGCAGAGGCATCCAATGTCCTGGTGGGGGAGCTAGAGTTCTTGGAGCAGCCCGTGGTGGCCTTTGTCCGTCTGTGTCCCGCCGTGCTGCTCAACGGCCTAGCTGAGGTCCCCATCACCACCAG gTTCCTGTTCATTCTGCTGGGGCCTCTGGGAAAAGGACCACAGTACCATGAGATTGGACGATCCATCGCAACTCTGATGACAGACGAG GTGTTCCATGACGTGGCGTATAAAGCCAAGGACAGGAACGACCTGGTGGCCGGCATCGATGAGTTCCTGGACCAGGTGACTGTGTTGCCACCTGGGGAGTGGGACCCCTCCATCAGGATAGAGCCGCCCAAAAACGTGCCCTCTCAG GAAAAGCGCAAGGTCCCTCCTCTACCCAACGGAGATCTGGGAGAAGCAGAGGAACCTGGTGGCCATGGAGGCCCAGAGCTACAGCGCACAGGAAG GTTCTTCGGAGGGTTCTTCATGGACATCAAGCGCAAAGCGCCCCACTACCTGTCTGACTACACGGACGCTTTGAGCCTGCAGTGTCTGGCCTCCTTCCTTTTCCTCTACTGTGCCTGCATGTCTCCTGTCATCACCTTCGGCGGACTGCTGGGGGAAGCCACCGAGGGACGCATA AGTGCAATTGAGTCGCTGTTTGGAGCCTCCATGACGGGGATAGCCTACTCCCTGTTCGCTGGGCAGCCTCTCACCATCCTAGGCAGCACAGGCCCTGTTCTAGTGTTTGAGAAGATTCTCTTCAAGTTCTGCAA GGACTATGACCTGTCCTACCTCTCCCTGAGGGCCTGTATCGGCCTGTGGACGGCGTTCCTCTGCCTGGTCCTGGTGGCTACAGACGCCAGCTCCCTGGTCTGTTACATCACCCGCTTCACAGAGGAGGCCTTCGCCTCGCTCATCTGCATCATCTTCATCTACGAGGCCCTGGAGAAACTCATCCACCTGGGGGAACACTACCCCATCAACATGAACATCAACCTGCAGAAACTCACCCAGTACTC GTGTGCGTGTGTGGAGCCAAAGGATCCCAGCAACTCCACTCTGAGGTACTGGGAGGACAGGAACATCACTGCATCAGAGGTCAACTGGACCAGCATGGAGGTCAAG GAGTGCTTTGTGTTCCGGGGGGAGTTTGAGGGCAGCGCCTGTGGCCCCCACGGACCCTACATTCCTGACGTCCTCTTCTGGTCCGTGGTCCTCTTCTTCTCCACTGTCTTCATGTCCGCTTTCCTCAAGGAGTTCAAGACCAGCCGCTACTTCCCCACCAAG GTGAGGGCCCAGATCAGTGACTTTGCCGTTTTCATCACCATCCTCACCATGGTCTTAGTGGACTACGCCCTAGGAATCCCCTCACCCAAACTGCAGGTCCCCGACAAGTTCAAG CCAACCAGAGACGACCGTGGTTGGATCGTGAACCCAATAGGACGCAACCCGTGGTGGACCACCATAATCGCGGTCCTCCCTGCGCTGCTCTGCACCATCCTCATCTTCATGGACCAACAGATCACGGCTGTCATCATCAACAGGAAGGAGCACAAACTGAAG AAGGGCTGTGGCTACCACCTGGACCTGTTTGTGGTGGGGGTGATGCTGGGGGTGTGTTCTGTGATGGGCCTGCCCTGGTTCGTGGCGGCCACCgtgctctccatctcccacgtCAACAGCCTGAAGCTGGAGTCAGAGTGCTCGGCCCCCGGGGAACAGCCCAAGTTCCTGGGGATCAGAGAGCAGCGCTTCACCGGCCTCATGATCTTCCTACTCATGGGCTGCTCCGTCTTCATGACCTCTGTCCTCAAG tTTATCCCCATGCCTGTACTGTATGGAGTGTTCTTGTACATGGGAGCGTCCTCGCTGAGAGGTATCCAGTTCTTTGACCGTCTCAAGCTGTTTGGCATGCCGGCCAAGCACCAGCCAGACTTCATCTACCTGAGACACGTCCCCCTGAGGAAGGTCCACCTCTTCACCATCATCCAGCTCAGCTGCCTGGTCCTGCTGTGGGTCATCAAGACCTCAAATTATGCCATCGTCTTCCCCATGATG GTGTTGGCTCTGGTGTTCATCCGTAAGCTTCTGGACTTCATGTTCACCAAGAAGGAGCTGAGCTGGCTGGACGACCTGATGCCTGAGTGGAAGAAGAAGAaactagaggaaggagaggaagag gaggagcccagtattatagtggatgaggaggaggggatagtcaATTTGCCACTGGAAGGAAATTACAA GAGCGATCCCGCGACGGTGAACATTTCCGACGAGATGTCCAAAGGCTCCTTCGGGAACGTGTGGAATAGTATTAGTCCCAGTGACGGCGCCAAGAAGGAGCCAAGCTCCAAAAG CGGTTGCGAGAGAGGACATAAGAGGAAGGACTCAAAGTTGGACAGGGAGACGAGTTTGTGA